A stretch of DNA from Kwoniella mangroviensis CBS 8507 chromosome 1 map unlocalized Ctg01, whole genome shotgun sequence:
CTTACCCTTTCTCTCGcaatcacccatcatcctcttcctcctcatcttcatcgcaGCAAAATGGCAATGCTACCCCCACTCAACGCAATATCAATCAGCAAGCAAGTAGAGTCATATCCGCCACCGGTATACAGAACTCACCAGCAGCTCATGCACATAACCAACTAAATGTCGCTTCACCATCAAATTTGCGATCTCGTGTGGTCTCACCTAGGTATTCCAATACAATCACTCAGGCTAATGTCGATACCTTCCGATCTGAGAATGACAATTACCCTTCTCCTACTAATAGTTTCAAAAGGGGCAAATCAAAGAACAAGGGAGGATGGATAGAATTAAGTGGGAATGGGACTCCTTCACCAACTAAACCtaaggagattgatggtTTGCCTGTACCGAAATACGATTCGAGAGGATATCCTACTAAAGATAGGGATTGGAACGATGAAACTTACTATGAtggtgggaaaggaaaaggcaaAGGGCTGGGTCTAAGATCATCCCACTCGAATGATAGTTTATCTTCTGAAGTTTCGTCAACGGGTGCAGGAGTCAATGAAGAAACTTCAAATTTCCTCAACACAGGACACAAACCTCAAAATTCGTACTATATGCCCCAgtactcttcatcttcttctgcgtCAGCTTCAGCAAGCGGATCTTCGACTGGTCCATCGCCAGTATCCCTCTATCCACCGAATTTAGATTATTCCCTTTCGTCCCCATCATATTTGCCTTATGACCAACCAACCGGTGTGGTACCCAAATCCAACCCCTTACCGAGCTTGTACGGCGAGTCGAGAGTATCCCTCGATTCTCTAAACAGTGGGGAAAGCTTGACGCAGTTCAGGAAATATGATCATCTGAGTTACGCGGAAAATGGAGATAGGGGTTATGGATATAGTAATTTTAGTATATCTAGTAAGGGAGGTAAGAAGCATTTGGCGgatatggtgagtttccTTCTTATCTCATTCGAAGATCCGATCCTTCAGAATTTGGCAGATTCATCTTTGTATACTTTGTGTGATCGTCTTTGACGAGATCATAACGGACTGACATCAATTCTGATTCTACTCGTAGTTCTCCTTACCCGCAGATCCATCGACATGGTCAAATTTAGGTCCAGAaccagatgatgatttccatGATCCCGATTATAGACCAGCTAAGAAAGTAGGTCGCGAACCTAAACTTCTATCCACGAGTTTTGCAATCGAGATGAACGCTGACGAATATGATACACGTAGAGCCGTTTTCACGCTGCGATCTTTACTTGGAGAGGGGCTGCGAATTTAGGCTGTCTGTTTGCTATGTTATTGGTATTGGTCATCCTCTTGTGAGTGGACCGCGTTTGTTCCGTTTGTTGGGATGCAAGAatgatatactgataccTGATGGTGGTTTAGTGCTGGCTATCCGATATTAGATAATTATCTGAATAAACCCATCAATTCGCATGGGGCATACAATTTAGGAGGGATTAAGTGTGTCTGAAAATATTGACTGGGACCGGTTTCCTGTACTGATTGATATCCATCTGCAGCTCTACAGGTCAGATACCCGATATTGGAGCATTCCAACTGATAGATAAAGATACACCCTCATCGGCATATAGTTGGACAAGTCTGGAAACGGGcgaagaatgggaattggTCTTTTCTGATGAATTCAAtagggatggaaggaagttTTACGGCggtgagtcatcatcatgatcttgTTAAGTGATCAAGCGACTGATTTCATTGTATTTTCTCTGCTCAATCAGGCGATGACCCTTATTGGCAAGCTGTCGACCTGCATTATTGGCAGACGAATAATCTAGAATGGTATGATCCTAGAATGGTAACTACCAAGGACGGTAAATTGGAGATAACCTTGGATAAAGTCACGACGAACGGTATGAACTATACTGGTGGCAGTGAGTCTGGAACTTCAAACTCTTCCCTCGCCTATCTTATTCCATTTACAGTGCTTTGAAACTAATTTTTATATGTCACAGTGATATCGACATGGAATCAAATGTGTTTCACAGGAGGTTACGTAGAAGTATCAGTATCTTTACCCGGAACAAGCAATGTGTACGGCTTGTGGCCTGCTATCTGGACGATGGGTAATTTGGGTCGAGCGGGTTATGGTGGATCATTAGATGGGATGTGGCCTTATAGTTATGATTCCTGCGATGTCGGAACTTTACCTAATCAGACGTTAAATGGTGAGCAAAGCGATAGTTCTCGCTCCTATCTCTATCACATCCGTTATTCCGAAATCGAGAGTGTGGACTGAATGGAGATCCTTGGTAGGTAAACCCGAATTGACTACTACGGATGGTGATCCCAATTACGATTACTCGCTATCTTATCTCCCAGGTCAGAGATTATCGAGCTGTACTTGCCCCGATGACACCACCCATCCAGGACCAAAATTGAGTAATGGCACTTTCAAAGGTAGAGCTGCACCTGAAATAGACCTGTTCGAGGCAACAGTGAGTTTGTACTTCTCCCAAATCTCGAGCGCTCAATCTAAATGTGAAAGGAAAGTGACTGACCATAACGTGTGGTCACGCGACGATAGGTCAATGCTGAATTACTGGAAGGTGAAGTATCTCAGTCTGGTCAATGGGCACCTTTCAATCCTCATTACTACGTGCGTttctcatatcatatctaACCGTAGCGATCTGCTGATGGTTTGCTGTGCTGACTTTACTTTTGTACTTGTCAGTTCCTCAATTCCTCAACGAAAGATTATGAGATCTATGACGATACCGTCACGAAGATTAATGAATATATGGGAAGTATATACCAACAAGCTACTTCTGGATTATCAGTCACCGATCAAGTGAGTTGGCTATTATCTTAAAATTGCTGGAACTTTGCTGATAGTTGAATCTCTCATATAGAATTGCTAGTATGTCTGTGTTTAGCTCGAAGGCTCCCTTGTGAAGTATTCTAACAATGTATTTTGTATCGTTAGTGAGCAAAACACAAACTGTTTCTCTACTTATGGGTTCGAATATGCCCCAGGAGCGTGAGTTGAATCTTcgttcatctcattcatgtTGAAAGGAGGCAGCCTGACAATCATGTTTCATTCCCAGAGATGGGTATATTACTTGGATCAACAATGCCAAGAAAGCATGGACCATACGTGGAGCAGGTAAATTATGCCTGTATCTTTTCATCTATACAGGCTCATCCATGACAATTGACATTCATCTTTTAGCGATGGGTCCGAATGATGAAGCGATGGTCGGTCAACGGCTAGTATCGGAAGAACCGATGTATCTGATTATCAATCTTGGTATCTCAGAAAACTTTGGTGCTGTAGAGTAAGTCATTCACAAGCTGTTGGGATCGGTACAGGTGTCTGACCTTGGTATGATCATTCTAGCTATGATGGATTGGAGAAGCTTTGGCCCGTAAAGTGAGTCTGCACAGCAATCATATCGCAGTAAGCTTGCAATAGCTAACGATCGAATCTTCCTGATAGGATGGAAGTCGACTATATCAGAGTATATCGTGAGTCAACAAGATTCTGAACAGATTAGCAACGGACTATCTCCATGGACTAGAATCTGGTCTCTGACGCATGATAACACTCACAGAGGATCCCAACAAGAGGAACATTGGATGCGATCCTGCTGATATGCCTACTGCCAAATATAtatcaatgtgagtgaaaagTGCAACGCAGGAGCTTTCAGATGTTGACATTGATTCGTCTATAGGTTCCCCGAGATCTACAATGACCCGAATATTGTGAGTGACTGCATATTAACGACATGATTATCGCAGGATGACTGATTTCTCACTCGTCTGATAGACTGTAATGGACCAAATACCGAATTTCACGAAACCGAAGAATAGATTGGTTGATACGTGCTAAGCATGTAccaatctcattcatcttatctcATATCACAACTTGCATTTGCAATATCATCTAGCAatatctcctcatcctccgATCATATAGACCACATCATACTCGACAGAATAGTCGTTTCTCATTTGTTGTCATCAAATGCATTGTTTACATTGTGCATTGTCTATCAGTACGGTCCGAACCtgtttcctttccttttctctttcctcttatcttTTCCTTTATCTGCATTATTTCCACCACCTATGATCGGTCCATACCTTGgacctttctcttcctcatcatctaaaCCCATACTATCATCACTCCTATCACTCTCTTCAGATTCAGTTTCAATCTCACTttcctcatccatatcttcatcctcgtcctcattctcatctcccGATAGATCAATCTCGTCATCGCCTACTACCAATTTATCAGGTAACGAGTTGAGGTTCCAGCCAGATATCACCCCGTCCTCTGATCCGGTGTAGATCGCTTCGTTCGATAAGTCGTGAAATAATGCTCGGACCACATCTTTGTGCCCTCTACTTTTCGACGGACCAGATAAGAGATaagctgaaggtgaataATCTGTAGATGTAGAATGATGTTGAAGGATTATATCGCCTCTGTTCAAACATGACACACGCAGATTAGCAAATATATCGACTTCATGAAGTTGGTATGGAATATGAATATACTTACTCGTTCGTACCGACAGCCGTGATCGCACCTCCATTCTTACCTACTCCGAGAGACGGTATAACGTCGATAAGGTAATCTGATTTCAATTGAATCTTggattccatctcttccgaTGCTGTTTGAGTGAACGTCGGACCTTGTTTGGGAGGTTTGAAAGACTTGaatttgaatgatgatgaggggtATTCGATATGGTTTTGAAGCTGTAACAAATAGTATACAATATCAGAACAGTCAATTCAGCAGTAAGATACAAGTGGATAGACTAAAGGTGAATGGTTGAAATGACGATCATTTGCgtcttcactcacctccagtTCATCTCCCGCTTCACCACCCAATCCCAAATCCCACGTAGCTATGCCATCCATATCTGACCTAGCCCAGAACTTCATTTTCCCCTTATGCAAATACCAATTCGAATCTGCTATACTCTGATTCCAATTCTCCGTACAGATaacagcttcatcttcgtccgcCTCTTTCAGATCACTTAATGCTATTAACCCGTCGGTCGATGAGGATAATAACAATCTTTGAGGTAATGGTCCATTCCTACTACTGGATGCAGATGATTGGaaagttgatgttgaaggtaAGATGGATAGATTGGTTATGTCGTCTGAATGAGTTGAGGAATGTAAGTATATGGTTTGAGAGGGATTTCGATTATCCCAATACATTATATGCGATTCGGAGGATACGAGCTCTGTTCCTGCTATTACCAGGTGATCCCGCTCGGAGATAGTAAGAGCAGTCACAGGAATAGGTTTTCTTACGGCAGCTGGAAGgcatcatgatcagctcatctgtGCTATATAAACTTGGGTCACTGAATATGCTTGGGTACACTAGCTGAGCTAGTCTACTCACCCCGTATAACAGTCCCAGCTCTCCTActcctctcatcccatcttacaATACTCCCGTCTTTCGCACTTGACCAGATTGCATCTTGATCTACAGCGATTGCAGTGACGTTCCCCTGATGTTCACCTGTGAGTCTTTCAACAGGTTGCAACGTCTGGTTATCCACCAAGGTGAGATCAGGTCCTGGGTGACGGAGGATGAGATGTGGGCTGGTCGGTGAAGGTTTGATCGAGAGGATATATGGTTTTGAAGGGAGTGGAGAGGAGAGGGTAGCGTagattgatgatggaggagctgGCATCTTGCGTCTTCACTCAGATACTTCTTACTGCTGATAAAGCTGAAgagtggagaagagaagaggagatgatgaaaacaGTTGAATGAACAGAGATCCAAGTTAGAAGCTTGAATGAACCATTTTCAGGAACGATTTCCCGAAATTTCAAGGATGAAATCATTCGAAGATGTCAGTTTAATCTCGCCTTCTCacttctttctatctttcttgaCGTTTACATAACTTATACCAATCACCTCAGAATGTCAATAAGACAGCCTAAACCACTTCAGATACGTCTACCCTTCTCGGTACCGAAACCTAACAAATCGACCAATACCGATATAAAGATATGCGGAATGTAGGTGAGCTCAATTTCCTCTATGAAGATCAAGACGAGCTCATCAATTTTGGTTTTTTTCTTTAGATGTcggaagaaagaaagtaaATACGTTTGTCCGAGATGTAATATCCTGTATTGCTCTCTAGACTGCTTTAGGGATGAGGTAGGTCTAAAcctcatatcatcagtaACACCTCGAGGAGAGAATTGCTAATCACGATCCCGGTTATCAGTCCCACTCACAATGCTCTGAACCATTCTACAAATCCACTGTCCTCTCGTCTATAGCGGCTGATCCCAAAGCCGGtttggaagagaagaaatctaTGGTAGAGATGCTGAAACGCTTCGAAGAGTCTCAGGCGGAAGGCGGAGAGGGGTCTGAACAGTTCTTaaaggaattggaagagctagaaagggaggaagaggaatatgatgaGTTGCTAGAGAAGCTGGATGGAGTTGATTTGGGTGAGGACACGAGCTCCAGATCACAACAGGCTGTTTTTTTCTGacatgatagctgatatcctaTCTCTCCGGACATAGATTCAATCGATTCAAATCAATTATTCCACCTCTTACCTCAACAACATCGAGATGCCTTCCTGGCAGCCCTCAAGAACCCCGACTCGGAAGAGGCGAAGGAATTGCTCGAGGAAGCTACCaaagacgaggacgaggatcGGGATGTGCCAGATGTTTACCCTTGGTGGGAAGAGCAGCAGCTGCAAGAGAAtaaagaagcagatgatgatgacgaggcTGAGGAGAAGACTAGAATACGGACTGCTCCTGTACCTGGTCTGATACCTGATGAAATCATAAATGCCATCTCACCACCTGATGGTGTAGGGCAGAAATTGATCTACAATGCTGTCGCtatatggtgagttgacatttttactcaccatctcatctcaattGTCCCTCCTCCTTGCATTCGCCCAGTATCATCACGCTGAATTTCCATCCTTTTAGCATCGCCTACTTACACACTTTACTATCTTTCCGACTcccctccctctcttccaagtATCTCCAACAAGCCAATATCACACCCCAAGAGGTCAAGGAGTATATCGGTAAACTGGTTCCATTCCTGATCGATCCAAAATCCACAGTGAGATATGAAAATCCAAGTTCGGCATGGGGCAAGGTGTGGGATAATATAGTTGAGGATGTGGTAAGCGTCGTCGATCTCTTAACATAGACCATGCTCTGCGTTCTCGGTGCTCATGCGCATATTGTGTTCTAGCCATCCTCACATTCCAGCATTTCGAcacttcaacatcttctttccctcgtCCCTCCTTTATTCCACCCTCCGATTGTCCAACCTTCCTTTCCCAAGGTCTTTAACGTCTTCAGTAATTTATACCATTTTTACGGTATTCCAAAATCCGGTGGAGCAGTTCCAAGGAAATTGGCATTTTATTACAAAGCTTTACTGTCATTGAATAGATCAGATTGGTTGGGTATCGAAAAGCAGTTGGGAAATGAGCTGGAAACGATCAAGATTGAGCATGAAGATGTTAATCCTGTTGtgcaagaagaaaggaatgaaTTGAAGGTATTGTaatgatatcatgatattaATGCATGGATGAGTTGTTGTATAAATGATCGGATCTGCATCCACTTCACACTAGCAAGTCATGATATTCTCGGTGATCATGCGGCTTAAGCAGCTAGACCGACTCCACCCGTAGATAACCATTCCTTCGTCTTACCGCACTTAGGGTTGGTACATCCCGGACAACGCAATAACAACTGTTGACCTGTCGGACCGATTTTACCCTGTTGGAAATCCTTTAAATGGTTCGATACGAGATCTGCAATCGCTCGAATGAATATTGGAGAATCGTTTAGGGATGATGCTCGAGTTAAGTGTACGCCGAGCTAAGCATGATCTCGCAAGTCAGCTTTTAGCAGCAGGAACAAGACAACCGGACAAAATTTGGAATCGTGTATACACCCACCTTCTCAGCCTCCTCTTGTACCTCGATATCCAGCTCATACAGTGTTTCGATATGATCACTTGTAAATGCGATCGGTACCAGACATATATCTTTTTTACCTATCTTGGCGAATCCTTCTATAGCAGAAGCAGTCTGAGGACCTTGCCATGCTTTAGGTCCAACTTTCGATTGCCAAGTGAGACGGTATCTAATGGTAAACATCATACATCGGTCGATCAGTCTATGTACCATCATTCCGTTAGGGAAACGTTGACATTCGACTCACGGGTTGGAAAAGTTCAGCTTGGTCATCACTGCGTGGACTGTCGCTGCTACCTCAGCGGTATATGGATCACCTCGGCTGCGAGAGTACAGATGTTAGGCTTGaatccaattcatccattTAACAAGGACAATGATCATTGCAGACTCACTTGACAATCTCGAGAGGTAACGAATGAGCCGAAAACATGATCACAACgtcttttctcctttcttcgGGATACTGCTGCAAGGCAGTTTTCACGTTGTGTGCGAATGCCTAATCGACACAATAAGAGTGGAATCAGTCTGCCGTATTGACGAGGACCACTTCGTTTGCTTCTACATTCTTTGTCTCGGCCAATCCATTTAGCGTGATCGAATGATCACTCCATTCCTCAGATATCGATCTAGATCTCGCCAAGATATCaagttcactcacctctaccAACCCCTCATTCGTAGGCCACCTATCCAGTACACTCCACTCTACCGATCCCTTATCTCCATACCCATCTTTCCTCGCTAATCTGAAAAGTTCATTCAAACTACTTCCGGTCGTCGAACAACTATACTGGGGATACTGAGTGAACGCTATAGCCCTTGTCACTCCATCCTTCTGCATCTCTTTTAAGCAATCTTCCGTGAGGGGTTTAGCATATCGAAAAGCGACGTAGGGTTTATGCGGAGCAGTTTCGGGATTGAGCTCATCAAGCAATTTACACATTTCATCTCCTTGGAGCTTGGTCCATTTCAAAATCGGCGATCCCCCGCCTATGTCGGTATATTGCTTTTCGATCTGGGGAGTACGTCTTTTGGCGATGATAGGAGCGAGAACGGATTGGAATGGGAGGGGGATAAGATCATGATCGTGGAATAACCTAGAGAGGAAATCGTGCACTTCGGGAATCTTTAGGATAGATAGCAATCAAGTTAGTCAGTATATGCGATTGCTcgatgtgaagaagagaatcgaCGATGCCTGCTGCGTGCGACCACCTTATGAAATTGGTCACGCTGTTGATTGAGGCAGACTAGCATGTTGAAGTAGAAATCCATGCGTGAAAGGTGCTATGAGCATACTCACAGTCGATGGTCCacccatattcatcatcacaacaGCTACAACATATCAGGTCAGGTGGCAACTCGCTTAGCTACGATAATGGGTCAAACTAACCTGTCGGTCTACATATGTGAATGTGACATCAGCTTGGATCCCGCGGAATCAGAtgatagctgactcacgGTTTCTTGCTCGTGACGGGAACATCTCTAACACTAGCCAACGATCTCCTAAACCCGATCCTGGATGTCGATGCGATGAGATTTGACGGACGAGCAAGAGCTGTCATCGGTCGTTGAAAGATCATTTCGGAGAAGACCGCTTTATTCTAATTGCCCCTATATCAGACCCTCGGGAAGTAGAAGCCAAACGGATtacgatgctgatgagttGATCAACGATGGATACGAGATATATAGGAATGAGTGTCGGTTGATCTTTGAAAAGTCTGAAAAGTCGAACGTCAGAAAACGGCCAACGTCATGATCGTCGAATCATCCATCGGGTATTGGCTGCTAAGCCCTTGTCAGATTTCATTAGCGGGATCAAATGGTCATTACAGAATCGTTGTAATGCAGATTGTAATCGATATCATAGCCATATGGCAGCTACATCACACCATTAGGCTTTTCGGCATAGCTGCACCGTGGGTCTCGAATCACAGCAACGCCCGAGCAAGTTCAACCATTCCACCCCTCCTCATACGTAGCGTTAGCTTTCTCCCTGCCGATCACATCCCATTACATATCCCATACATACAACCACAGCGACAAACTTATTCCCCCCCATGTCAGCCTCAGCGCAACAGTCATTCCGATCTCAACTATCAGGATTCCGATGGGCCAACTCCGTCCAAGATGATTCGCAGCGTTCTTCCTCGCAGCAGGAAGGAAGCAACCCCCTGGGGAGGGTTTGGAATAGTATGAGTGGGTATATACCGCTTAGGAACGAGGGGAGGAgtcaggaggaggaagcatACTTTGCTTTATCGGTGGGTCGTCTCGCTTCTTCCAGTTTAAGTTTGTTAGAGCTGATTTCGATGGGGTATGGTTCGTTGGTCGAAATAGCGGTGGGAAAGGTTAGTTATCGCTCTCCGGTTGAAATTGATGGGAACtttagctgatatacctcgAATAGACTCCTAGGTTTTTTAGCGTGTTGTGCAGGGGGTATAGCATGTTTCGGTGTAGCCTTTTTATTCTTACCTATACGTGAGTGTACTATTTCACATTCGATCTCGTCCTTGGTCCGTGTACTTAGACTGATTGATTATATctatatattatatatagTCGCCATAAAACCACGTAAATTCGCATTAGCATTCACCCTCGGAAGTTGTTTATTCATGTTAGGTTTCGCAATCTTACATGGTCCATGGAATCGTAAGTAACCAACCAGTCAACCTTTCACCTATCCCGACAGCAACAGAAGCAGAAACAGAAATAGAAACAGAAACAGAAACAGAGATAATGAAATTTTTCCCGTAGATCTCAAACATATCTTATCACCTGAACgacttcccttctccctaGCATATTTCGGCTCACTAGCTCTTACTCTATTCTTCGCTATCGGTATACGATCCACCATCGGAACGTTAATAGCAGCTATCATCCAGGTTGTCGCCCTTCTATCTTATTTGGCAGCGTACTTCCCTGGGGGTATAACGACGTTGAGGTTTGGGGGACAAATGGCTTTAAGAGGTGCAGGAAGTGTGTTACCCTTTTAGATAAGGGCAACAGATTGAGTGGGAAGTACTGGTGGCTGTGATGTGATTGAGGTGTATGAATAGGAATGTACAGTATGATCAAATGAACACCTCAAATAATATGCGATACTATGCATTATGCTCTCATGGAACCTCAGAGGTTCATTAGAAGAATTATCATAGTCCAGTTGATCAGGCGGTCACTCCAATTGATATATCACTTTATATCTTTTCTCTATGATGATCTATTCCATATCCTGATTTTTATTTCCTATTTACAAACATTACCGTGAATCGTCCTTTTCCTTTGCTTCTTGATCTAAAACAGACATTTCAACATTTTACAATTGATCACCTGACCAACTTCCTGTGAACAAAGCAGCGTTCAGTCCAGAAGCAAGACTTCCCACAATATCTGATCTCGTCTATTCGTTCTAAGCCAATCCCAAGGCTTTCTGTTTATCCTTGATCGCCTCGGCTAACCTCGCGAAACCCAATTCGGTATcttgatcaagatcaacaatcGAAAATGACAATCTCACGTTGGGCGATTTTCTACCAGAGGGGTAAAAGCTGTACGAAAAAAACAAACATGATGTCAATAACGAATCCTTCGTGCTGTG
This window harbors:
- a CDS encoding ferrochelatase, with the translated sequence MGGPSTIPEVHDFLSRLFHDHDLIPLPFQSVLAPIIAKRRTPQIEKQYTDIGGGSPILKWTKLQGDEMCKLLDELNPETAPHKPYVAFRYAKPLTEDCLKEMQKDGVTRAIAFTQYPQYSCSTTGSSLNELFRLARKDGYGDKGSVEWSVLDRWPTNEGLVEAFAHNVKTALQQYPEERRKDVVIMFSAHSLPLEIVNRGDPYTAEVAATVHAVMTKLNFSNPYRLTWQSKVGPKAWQGPQTASAIEGFAKIGKKDICLVPIAFTSDHIETLYELDIEVQEEAEKLGVHLTRASSLNDSPIFIRAIADLVSNHLKDFQQGKIGPTGQQLLLRCPGCTNPKCGKTKEWLSTGGVGLAA